The nucleotide sequence CggcagaaaaaattaaaatatacccAAACGGTAGCTCGTATATAGGATTATGTTTAGCGATAAGTTCTTCCGTGTTCATTGGATccagttttattattaaaaaaatttctttaataagGCTAAGTAAAAGAGGTGTAAGAGCTGGTGCTGGAGGTTTTGGATACTTAATAGATTGGATGTGGTGGCTAGGGTTACTTTCAAgtacgttattttttatttatttgactaACTTAATTTCAACTATACACACAATATTTTAGTGGGAATTGGAGAACTTGCAAACTTTGCAGCTTATGCTTTTGCTCCTGCCTCACTGGTTACACCTTTAGGTGCACTTAGTGTACTAGTTTCCGCTGTGCTagcttcaaaatttttaaacgaaaaattaaatatatttggaaaagtaAGTGTTCATAagcttattttatatttttcaatacctACACAAATTTTAGTTAGGCTGCCTGCTATGCGTCTTAGGATCCACTGTTTTAGTTATACATTCACCAAAAGATGACATGGTTCCTTCAACAGATGAATTATTAAAACAGACTCAAAATATGGCATTTAttaattatgttattattatagCTATGATAgcattatcaatattattttttattggtccAAAATATGGTACCCGCTATGTTGCAATATACTTATTACTATGCTCATCTGTTGGTAGTTTCACAGTAATGGCTTGCAAGGCACTTGGGTTAACCATAAGAGAAAATTCAGGTTTGTATTATTCTAGTTTTAATAAAGGTATGACTTTGAATGTTATTAACTAAATTGAAGAATAAGCAATTAACTTCAATTGTTAGCAGATGTTTTTGTATActatttttccatataaataatactCTCTGCTTGTTTCCTATTATGAGGGTTATGACCTCTTtcgattatttctattttcttttatattatctccttccatatttttcaatctCTAGCCTGATATAACGATGTATAAAGAGGTTGATCTATGACTTGTTTGATCAGAACATCCTGGACTTTCTCTATCACTGTAAGACTGTCTATATTGTCATCTTGTCTTTTAGttatgtattcaaaatattacaacACTTCTTTCATGTATAATGATATTAGTCTGGTGGTTATACTTAACTCTTCCAGTTCATCTCATATTCCAGGGAATTCTTAACAACTACACACAAACTCTTTCTTCATGCATTATGATCTGGTGGTTAAACTCAACTCTTCCAGTTCTCTTCACAGTCCAGGGAATCAGAACAATTCACTACCAAAATTTTCTTGATGATAAACTGGTGGTTATACTTAACTCTTCCAGTTTTATTTTCAGTCCAGGGAATTCTAAACCATCTCCTGTATTGCCACGTTTcaaattactcaatatattgACTCTAATTAGCTCTCAAGTGTCCAATATTTTGAACTGTATGAGAAAACCAACATTCAGAACAGATtgagataaataatatataactGCATAAAATTGGGTAGATATAACCTTAAACTCCTACCCAAGTGACCAGTACCTCCTTTTAGTTGTCATCTGATGAATTATGGAAGTTACAGGTTACCATTCTGGTTTCTTTCTTGACAGCTTTATTCAGTAATTTATTCGAAGAGAAAGATTGAACTGGTACCACAATATCCATATCATGAAACATTCCAATACTTATATTGCAATATTTTTGAACACCACATAGGGAGGAGTTAATGTACAtgattattaacatatttaataataataaaagtaattttcctTTTCTATTACAGTGAATGATGGCGTTACGAACTACTGGTTACTGTTTGTATTATCTCTCATCATTTTATTTTGCATATGCATCCAAATGAACTACTTAAACAAATCCCTCGATCTATTCAGTACTAGTGTTGTTACACCCATTTACTATGTTATGTTTAcaacatttgttattattgcATCCTCTATTTTATTTGAAGAATGGAAGAAAATGAACGGCATCGATATGTTAGGTGCATTATGTGGATTTCTCGTTACTATCATTGCCATATTTTTGTTACACTATTTTAAAGATGTATCGACCGTACAAGCTCAACAAAGGACAAGTTCCATTCAGTATGGAACGCAAAACAACTTCTTTTCTAGATATGTTTGAATAGTAGGGCTTAAAATTCATATGTACTTGTtctaatttttaacaaaaaagtagaAATATCTTTTAACAAGTTGAGGATTGGTAAAACTTATATACCCCCAAATCTCTTAGCTGATTATTATGTGTACtgaacattaaaattaatttgttgttaTCCTATCAGTATTTACTCTTTTAGTAATACTGAATTGTTTACTACCATTACACTAATTTCTCAAACAATTAGATTGTTTCACATGCAATTCGATAACCAATTCATCTTCTTGCAGAGACTAAAGGTTAACTggtcttaattttttttcatcttttacaATATATTGTGCTTGATTCATATAGTACAACATTATTGAAgaaatgggaaaaaattaaagtgcATAAAGCTATGAATTCAATCTGCTTCTCATCATATTCTGAGATTCTTAAAGTATTGTCAAagttaataaaatagttaattaaGATTAAATGGTGATTTGAATCCtcattctattttgattattcataGCAAATCTATTGTAAATATATCATTGATGCCAATAGAAGACAGggatttaaatataaatatcattaaCTGAATAAATTGTGACTGAAAATGTTAAAACATTAGATAGACCCCACTAACTGTGTCTACTacattttttgtcataaaaaaattgaaaaattagtatattCAATagtcttttttcaattttttctattttttagacacatttaagataaaaatgagACCTATGTGAGTATATCTTAGTACCATGTACACCGTGACCAAAAgtatctattgtgtccccctttctttaTGTGGTACTGGAAATCCTTAGTGTTTACAGATGATAGCTGTACttaccagagatcttcgtcttctatttcatacgttCCCAGGTGTAGTCCTCTTGAAATTTTTCAGTGTCtgacacttcgagagaatgtggaggTTTGTCCTCTGCGTAACAGAATCTGCATGCTGCATTCTCTGTAGAGTCTAGCGCCTTTAGGTGTCTTATTGGGGCGGTAGTGTCCCGACAGGATTTCTGCTTTAGCCTACGTTGGTTTTGGCTTTCCCGGAGTGACTTTGCCAATCTCAACCCCTGTAGATTGTCCCAGTAACTGGCTTTACCCTTATCTAACTTCTTTTCCAGTGccttttctattgttttgtagtTGCTACCACAAAAAAGTTCAGGTCTTATGAAAGATTTGTCGGGCTCCTACTTTAGCTAGTTTGTCAGCTATTTCATGTCCCTTCGCTCTGGTGTTTCACAGAATCCATTGcagggtaactttatttttgttgccTAGCTTCTGTTTGCGATAATGCCTTTAtagattgaactgaacacatttttcaatagcATATATTTTTACTTGGAAAATGATTGGTGTGTTGCAAgactattttcaacaatttttttttattttgggtattttttaGCGCATTTGAgatgtaaatgaaatttgaggttggaaactaaaatttcaacatttttttggtcaagaaaaaaatttaaaaaccataAGGTTCCTTATTTGTTTCTTAAAACTGTGTgtaaaaatatcttattatatttttaggaaagtacatacaaaaacgaagaatttattattataattagaacaatttttacaagttgataaacattttgaaaaagctgaaatttttaaaaaaaatattgaaaaattaatatttttaaaaattttgagagaCCCAagtttaaaaaccaaaatttcaacgtttttattaacaaaaaacaaatttttatttactaattaatcATGAAATTCACGCAACGTTACAAAGAAAAGGAattgtaacctaacctaaaaaaatattaatttctcaatttcttaTGACCAAAAATAGGGTGGAGTCACTTTCAAAAAATAAcctaattattttatgaaaaacaaactaattttgtgtgaaaaattaagtttttatttttgatatgcaTACTAATTCTTTTGTGATCATAATAAgtatttgtattaataatttgtttcaatgtttcaataATGAGCTGTTTAGAATATTATGTTGTGATATTAGtaaattaagataaaaaaaactaatattatgATGTCAGTATTGAATAAAACTTACTTTTgcttttctatttattcaactACTACTTATCTACGAGGTGTCATCAAAAATACGAACAAATTTCGCGACAATTACGCTTCATCTGTTTTGACTAATATATCTGGTACAATCAAGTATACAGTTACATGTTTTGAACTCCATAGCGGTTTTTCAGTCTACTACTATTGCCACTTCAGTGAAATCGTGTTCGCCGTGCTAAATTTTTTGCGTGCCTTTTTGCATTGAATTGATAAATCGTTTTCATGCATGCATTGTGAAAACTAAGAACCTGGATCAGTTCATCTATTGGCTGATAGCAGATACTAACCACAGAACGAGTAAGTGATGTTTCTATGATTTTTCATGTAACATCCAtagttttaaacatttattcagtttttaaatatatattgggTACTGAGCAGTTATCAGCGACATACCAAcattaattttacaccaaatatttaatattaacaaaaaagcTGAAAAGTTCGATATCTGTAGCCTATTTATCATCAGACTTACTTAATTCTATACAGAAAATTAATTAACGAAACCAAAGAATCAGCTTATGCATGTACCCGCAGGTGTACCACggtagaaataaaaaacaagacaaatttgttttggaaaaaagaaGACAGAAAATATAATACATGGACCATAGACAAAGTAATACTAtagattatatatttaatactattattaaatatatgttcTAGACTGTGCGATTCATataccttttttattgaaaagttaTGCTATCTATAAGAAGAAGCAACCTATGGTCTATTTAGAAGCATCTTTGTTCAACTATAAGGTGATTGGTGAATGCAATAAGACAGTAGAGAAAGATACAGTGAtacaaaaaattagtaataatatttGACAGAGATAACTGTATtgtaactttatttatatttagttctAGTATTAGAATGCGCAGTCTAGTTGGTATTATAATGTCTATGGTTAAGACACTTCGTTCAATTTTCGATCGTCATTCAGATCATTATCGGGTTAACCATATCGTGCTCGGGTTCACTAGTATGCattttacaatgtaaaatatctgattttttatgaaaagttcagtttttatcaacttaataaaaatatttagaatcagAAGAGCACGAAACacataac is from Diorhabda sublineata isolate icDioSubl1.1 chromosome 1, icDioSubl1.1, whole genome shotgun sequence and encodes:
- the LOC130446352 gene encoding magnesium transporter NIPA2, giving the protein MEATTSAEKIKIYPNGSSYIGLCLAISSSVFIGSSFIIKKISLIRLSKRGVRAGAGGFGYLIDWMWWLGLLSMGIGELANFAAYAFAPASLVTPLGALSVLVSAVLASKFLNEKLNIFGKLGCLLCVLGSTVLVIHSPKDDMVPSTDELLKQTQNMAFINYVIIIAMIALSILFFIGPKYGTRYVAIYLLLCSSVGSFTVMACKALGLTIRENSVNDGVTNYWLLFVLSLIILFCICIQMNYLNKSLDLFSTSVVTPIYYVMFTTFVIIASSILFEEWKKMNGIDMLGALCGFLVTIIAIFLLHYFKDVSTVQAQQRTSSIQYGTQNNFFSRYV